From a region of the Aigarchaeota archaeon genome:
- a CDS encoding geranylgeranylglyceryl/heptaprenylglyceryl phosphate synthase, giving the protein MKLGRVERYILERIEKNGCAHMTLLDPENFSTQEMAKYAKICEGQGTDAIMVGGSIFQSQTVLDEGVKMIKENVSIPVILFPNNINAISRYADAIWFMSLLNSTDWYYIV; this is encoded by the coding sequence TTGAAGCTGGGCAGGGTTGAGCGTTATATACTTGAGAGGATAGAGAAGAACGGTTGCGCCCATATGACTTTGCTCGACCCAGAGAACTTTTCCACGCAGGAAATGGCAAAGTACGCAAAGATATGTGAGGGGCAAGGGACGGATGCCATAATGGTTGGTGGATCCATATTTCAGTCACAAACAGTTTTAGACGAGGGTGTCAAAATGATAAAAGAAAACGTTTCAATACCCGTAATACTTTTCCCCAATAACATCAATGCTATTAGCAGATACGCCGATGCTATATGGTTCATGTCGCTGTTAAACTCGACTGACTGGTATTATATCGTG
- a CDS encoding transcription elongation factor 1 family protein, with product MGRKRRKIIRKTVKPPPSIFVCPLCNHEAVSVVHEKGSEVARVTCGFCKVSKEVHWYPSYTPVDAYAAWYDIVTKEAEGVEAGQG from the coding sequence TTGGGAAGGAAAAGGAGAAAGATAATACGTAAGACCGTTAAACCGCCACCGTCAATCTTCGTCTGTCCTTTGTGCAACCATGAAGCCGTATCAGTGGTACATGAAAAAGGTTCAGAGGTTGCTAGAGTCACATGTGGATTCTGTAAAGTATCTAAGGAGGTACATTGGTACCCATCCTATACTCCTGTAGATGCTTATGCGGCATGGTATGATATTGTTACTAAAGAGGCTGAAGGTGTTGAAGCTGGGCAGGGTTGA